The Paraburkholderia megapolitana genomic sequence TGGCGCGATCACGCTGTTTCTGGCTTCGTGGCTCGGCATCCCGGTGTCGACGACGCATACCATCACCGGCGCTATCGTCGGTGTCGGCGCAACGCGGAAGCTGAGTGCGGTGCGTTGGGGTGTCGCAGGCAATATCGTCTGGGCCTGGGTGCTGACGATTCCCGCGTCTGCGCTGCTGGCGGCGGTCGGGTGGTGGCTGGGGCACCGGCTGCTGTGAGCTTTGCGCGGGTTTAGTAAAGCGGTAGCGGACCGGCGTCCTGTCTTGGGCGCCGGCCACCATCAAAATCAGATCAGCGGCGTACTCCCGCCATCCATCGGCACGATCGCACCGGTCACATAGCTCGCGCGGCGGCTCGCCAGAAACAGCGCGACGTCCGCAATTTCCTCCGGCTTCGCATAGCGCCCGAGCGGCACACGTGCTTCGCTGCGCGCCTGTGCCTCCGCGACCTCGATGCATTGCTTGTCGGCGTCCATCTTCAGTACTTCTTCGACCCGCTCGGTCAGCGTGGCGCCCGGGTTGATCGCATTGATCCGGATGCCGTAGCGCGCATAGTAATGCGCGAGCCCAACGGTTGCGAGCATCAGTGCGGCATTCGCCGCGCCGCCCGCGATGTGGATATCGCTTGCGACCTTGCCGCCCATCCCGATGATATTGACGATCGTGCCAGGCTCCTTCGCGTGGCCACCTTTGACCCGCTCGGCCATCCGGCGCAGCACTTCCTGCTGTGGGTAGATGTAGGGAAAGTACTTCGCCTCCATCGTCGCGCGGAACGCGTCAGCGTCGAGCAATTCTGGATCGTAGCGGCGCGCGGCGCC encodes the following:
- a CDS encoding SDR family oxidoreductase — protein: MDLALANKVVLITGGSKGIGLACARAFALEGAKVAIVSRDPANLARAREQLASEGLHVHLTRADLHDPHSAADVVEDATTAVGPIDILINSAGAARRYDPELLDADAFRATMEAKYFPYIYPQQEVLRRMAERVKGGHAKEPGTIVNIIGMGGKVASDIHIAGGAANAALMLATVGLAHYYARYGIRINAINPGATLTERVEEVLKMDADKQCIEVAEAQARSEARVPLGRYAKPEEIADVALFLASRRASYVTGAIVPMDGGSTPLI